The following coding sequences lie in one Nitrospira sp. genomic window:
- a CDS encoding AbrB/MazE/SpoVT family DNA-binding domain-containing protein, which produces MIKKLTKHGNSLALVIDRGVLDLLEIDAETPLNIKTDGKCLIVTPVQVVARRKKFRAALDETNRRYGKALKKLAE; this is translated from the coding sequence ATGATCAAAAAGCTCACCAAGCATGGCAACAGTCTGGCTCTCGTGATCGATCGAGGAGTGCTGGACCTGTTGGAGATTGATGCGGAGACACCGCTCAACATCAAGACGGACGGAAAGTGCCTCATCGTGACACCTGTGCAAGTTGTGGCTCGCCGAAAGAAGTTTCGTGCAGCGCTAGACGAGACCAATCGGCGATATGGGAAAGCGTTAAAGAAGCTTGCCGAGTGA